One window of Perca flavescens isolate YP-PL-M2 chromosome 6, PFLA_1.0, whole genome shotgun sequence genomic DNA carries:
- the myh14 gene encoding myosin-10 isoform X1 has protein sequence MSKPTGGGVNDVTRLLISGAAQPGSPTSNSMFSAASQADWAAKRLVWVPSEKHGFESASIREERGDEVEVELTDSQRKVTLSREEVQRMNPPRFSKVEDMADLTCLNEASVLHNLRERYYSGLIYTYSGLFCVVVNPYKNLPIYTESIVEMYRGKKRHEMPPHIYAISEAAYRSMLQDREDQAILCTGESGAGKTENTKKVIQYLAHVASSHKGGTLGRNKEAVQMDGSRSLTRGSTLVNRSMQYGELERQLLQANPILEAFGNAKTVKNDNSSRFGKFIRINFDVGGYIVGANIETYLLEKSRATRQAKDERTFHIFYQLLCGTSDETKADLLLGTADEYRFLSGGSIPVPGQSDSENFTQTMDSMAIMGFTPEESMSMLKLISAVLQFGNISFMKEKNQDQASMPDNTAAQKLCHLLGVNVLEFTRAILTPRIKVGREYVQKAQTKEQADFAVEALAKATYERLFRWLVHRINRALDRRQRQGASFIGILDIAGFEIFQLNSFEQLCINYTNEKLQQLFNHTMFILEQEEYQREGIEWNFIDFGLDLQPCIDLIERPAHPPGVLALLDEECWFPRATDRSFVEKLSTEQGSHPKFFKPKQPRGEADFSIIHYAGKVDYKAHDWLVKNMDPLNDNVASLLHQSSDHFVSELWKEVDRIVGLDQVSSGENSGPVTFGAAGLKTKKGMFRTVGQLYKESLTKLMATLRNTNPNFLRCIIPNHEKKAGKLSPNLVLDQLRCNGVLEGIRICRQGFPNRIPFQEFRQRYEILTPNAIPRTFMDGKQASELMIRALELDHNLFRVGQSKVFFRAGVLGHLEEERDLKITDTIIRFQSASRGYLARKSFLKKQQQLSALRVMQRNCAAYLKLRNWQWWRLFTKVKPLLQVTRQDEEIQVRETELQKAKDNLTRVEQDYTELDKKHAQLIEEKAVLADQLQAEAELFAEAEEMRARLASRKQELEEVLGELESRLEEEEERGVQLTNEKKRMQQNIQDLEEQLEEEESARQRLLLEKVTLETKVKSLEADLLNAVEQRDRLSKEKKQLEERLAEVTDQLTEEEEKTKSLNKLKNKQEAVIADLEERLKREEQGRLEQEKWRRRMENDSLEAQEQLSDLGMLSAELRGSLAQKEKEITTLQGRLEEEGARRAEAQRALREAMSQVSELKEEVENERGMRERAEKQRRDLGEELEALRTELEDTLDTTAAQQELRSRREAELNDLQRCVEEETRRHEAQLSEVRVKHSAAIDSLQEQLDNSKRARQSLEKAKAMLEEERQNLSSELKSLQASRTESERGRKRAEGQLQELGARLAQADREREEKEERMHKLQCEIESLSGNLSSSDIKTLRLTKEVSSLESQLHDAKELLQDETRQKMALGSRVRALEEEKNGLMERLEEEEERAKELTRQIQTHTQQLAELRKQSEEVNTAVEAGDETRRKLQRELDSVIQRERQKEEEKERVERQRERLREEIEDMTLALQRERQNCTALEKRQKKFDQCLAEEKAVSARLAEERDRAEADSREKDTRYLALSRALQEAQDQREELERSNKQLRLEMEQLVNQQDDVGKNVHELERTRRSLETEAQNLRVQTQELEEELNEAENSRLRLEVTLQALKAQFEREISSNEEKGEEKRRALSKQVRELEIQLEEERSQRSQAVSTKKQLEAELQEAETQVETAGRGKEETLKQLRRLQGQMKEVLRELDESKLAREEVVAQSKDSEKKIQSLEAEVLQLTEELSVSERQRRQAQQERDEMADEMVNSSSGKTALFEEKRRLEARVSQLEEELEEEQSNSELLAERQRKTALQVETLTVQLQGERTLTQKAEVAREQLERQNKELKTRLGEMEGAVRGKHRLSVAALEAKIDSMEEQLEQERQERAIANKLMRKTEKKLKEVMMQADDERRHADQYREQLDKSMVRLKQLKRQLEEVEEDNSRSNAQKRKLQRELEEISDSSQSMTREITALRSQLSIPEWRPDQRAPLPLALRGRRALVDDLSLENSDSEEPPASPTPSSGLPGTPTPSSEHSLDPPPPYSVNNTE, from the exons ACAGAGAAGATCAGGCAATCCTCTGCAC aggGGAGTCTGGAGCTGGGAAAACGGAGAACACTAAGAAAGTCATCCAGTATTTGGCTCACGTTGCCTCTTCCCATAAGGGCGGCACTCTGGGTAGGAACAAGGAAGCTGTGCAG ATGGACGGCTCTCGGTCCTTAACAAGAGGCAGTACTTTGGTGAACAGG AGTATGCAATAT GGCGAGCTGGAGAGACAGCTGCTGCAGGCCAACCCCATACTGGAGGCCTTCGGCAACGCAAAGACTGTCAAGAACGATAACTCCTCTAGATTT ggTAAATTCATCCGCATCAATTTTGATGTGGGGGGGTACATTGTTGGTGCCAACATCGAGACCT ACCTCCTTGAAAAGTCCCGGGCCACCCGTCAGGCCAAAGACGAGAGGACGTTCCACATCTTTTACCAGTTGTTGTGTGGCACTTCAGACGAGACAAAAG CGGACCTGCTCTTAGGAACTGCTGATGAGTACCGCTTTCTCAGTGGAGGCTCCATCCCTGTTCCTGGTCAGAGCGATTCAGAGAacttcacccagaccatggacTCCATGGCTATAATGGGCTTCACCCCAGAGGAGTCAATGT CCATGCTTAAGTTGATCTCTGCTGTGCTCCAGTTTGGGAACATCTCCTTCATGAAGGAGAAGAACCAGGACCAGGCCTCGATGCCAGATAACACAGCTGCTCAGAAACTGTGCCATCTGCTGGGCGTCAACGTGCTGGAGTTCACACGGGCCATCCTCACTCCCAGAATCAAAGTGGGTCGAGAGTATGTGCAGAAGGCCCAGACGAAAGAGCAG GCTGACTTTGCTGTAGAGGCCTTGGCGAAGGCCACATATGAGCGTCTGTTCAGATGGCTGGTCCACAGGATCAACAGGGCTCTGGACCGCAGACAGAGACAAGGAGCTTCCTTCATAGGCATTCTTGATATTGCTGGATTTGAGATCTTCCAG CTCAACTCCTTTGAGCAGCTGTGTATCAACTACACCAACgagaagctgcagcagctcttCAACCACACCATGTTCATCTTGGAGCAGGAGGAGTACCAGCGCGAGGGCATTGAATGGAACTTCATCGACTTTGGCCTTGACTTACAGCCCTGCATTGACCTCATCGAGAGACCA GCCCACCCGCCTGGTGTTCTCGCCCTGCTAGATGAAGAGTGCTGGTTCCCGCGGGCGACAGATCGCTCATTTGTGGAGAAGCTGTCTACTGAGCAAGGCAGCCATCCAAAATTCTTCAAACCAAAGCAACCACGTGGAGAAGCTGACTTCTCCATCATTCACTATGCTGGCAAG GTGGACTACAAGGCACATGATTGGTTAGTGAAGAACATGGATCCTCTGAACGACAATGTGGCGTCTCTTCTCCACCAGTCGTCTGATCATTTTGTCTCAGAGCTTTGGAAGGAGG TGGACAGGATTGTGGGTCTGGACCAGGTGTCTTCAGGAGAGAACAGCGGGCCGGTCACGTTCGGAGCAGCAGGGCTGAAGACAAAGAAGGGAATGTTCAGGACTGTTGGTCAGCTTTACAAGGAGTCGCTCACGAAGCTGATGGCCACGCTGAGGAACACAAACCCCAACTTCCTCCGCTGTATCATCCCCAACCACGAGAAGAAG GCCGGTAAGCTGTCCCCCAACCTGGTTTTGGACCAACTGAGGTGTAATGGAGTTCTGGAGGGCATCCGTATCTGCAGACAAGGCTTCCCTAACCGCATCCCGTTCCAGGAGTTtagacagag ATATGAGATCCTGACTCCGAATGCTATTCCTCGCACCTTTATGGACGGCAAACAGGCATCAGAACTCATG ATTAGAGCTTTGGAACTGGATCACAACCTGTTCAGGGTGGGTCAGAGTAAAGTCTTCTTCAGAGCCGGAGTCCTGGGTCACCTGGAAGAAGAAAGAGACCTAAAGATCACGGACACCATCATACGCTTTCAGAGCGCCTCCAGAGGCTACCTTGCACGCAA ATCCTTCCTGAAGAAGCAGCAACAGCTGAGTGCTCTGAGAGTGATGCAGAGGAACTGTGCTGCTTACCTCAAACTCAGGAACTGGCAGTGGTGGCGGCTGTTCACCAAG GTGAAGCCCCTGCTGCAGGTTACCCGGCAGGACGAGGAGATCCAGGTAAGGGAAACCGAGCTCCAGAAGGCCAAGGACAATCTCACTCGAGTGGAGCAGGACTACACAGAGCTGGACAAGAAACATGCTCAG CTGATCGAGGAGAAGGCCGTGCTGGCTGACCAGCTGCAAGCAGAGGCGGAGCTGTTTGCCGAGGCAGAGGAGATGAGGGCCCGGTTGGCCAGTCGGAAAcaggagctggaggaggtgCTGGGCGAGCTGGAGAGTCgattggaggaagaggaggagagaggcgtGCAGCTGACCAATGAGAAGAAGAGGATGCAGCAGAATATTCAG GACCTGGAGGAGCAgttagaggaggaggaaagtgCCCGACAGCGCCTCCTGCTGGAGAAGGTTACCTTGGAGACCAAAGTGAAGAGTCTGGAAGCCGACTTGCTGAATGCAGTGGAGCAGAGAGACCGACTCAGCAAG GAGAAGAAACAGCTGGAGGAGCGTCTGGCCGAGGTAACCGATCAGCTcactgaggaagaggagaaaaccAAAAGTCTAAACAAACTCAAGAACAAACAGGAGGCTGTCATCGCTGACCTAGAGG AGCGCTTGAAGCGTGAGGAGCAGGGGCGCTTGGAGCAGGAGAAGTGGCGGAGGAGGATGGAGAATGACTCGTTGGAGGCCCAGGAGCAGCTGTCGGACCTGGGCATGCTGTCCGCCGAGCTGAGGGGCAGTCTGGCTCAGAAGGAGAAGGAAATCACCACCCTGCAGGGCCG GTTGGAGGAAGAAGGAGCGCGTCGTGCGGAGGCTCAGAGGGCGCTAAGGGAGGCCATGTCCCAGGTGTCTGAGCTGAAGGAGGAAGTGGAGAATGAACGAGGGATGAGGGAAAGGGCGGAGAAACAGAGGCGAGACCTGGGGGAGGAGCTGGAGGCTTTGAGAACTGAGCTGGAGGACACTCTGGACACCACAGCTGCCCAGCAGGAGCTAAG GTCTCGCCGGGAGGCGGAGTTAAATGATCTCCAGCGGTGTGTTGAAGAGGAGACTCGCCGCCACGAGGCCCAGCTATCAGAAGTCCGAGTCAAACACAGCGCTGCCATAGACAGCCTCCAGGAACAGCTGGACAATAGCAAGAGA GCACGTCAGTCCCTGGAGAAGGCCAAAGCCatgctggaggaggagaggcagaATTTGAGCTCAGAGCTCAAGAGCCTCCAAGCGAGCCGCACGGAGAGCGAGAGAGGCCGCAAGAGGGCCGAGGGTCAGCTGCAGGAGCTCGGCGCCCGCCTGGCTCAGgctgacagagagagggaggagaaggaagagCGAATGCACAAGCTACAG TGCGAGATTGAGTCTCTCTCCGGCAATTTGTCCTCCTCTGACATCAAAACACTTCGTCTCACTAAAGAGGTCAGCAGCCTGGAGAGCCAGCTGCATGATGCCAAG gAACTGCTGCAGGATGAAACTCGTCAAAAGATGGCTCTGGGCTCGAGGGTGCGAGcgctggaggaggagaagaacgGACTGATGGAAAGacttgaggaggaggaggagagagccaAAGAGTTGACCCGGCAGATTCAGACTCATACCCAGCAG CTAGCAGAGCTTCGCAAGCAGTCAGAGGAGGTGAACACTGCGGTGGAAGCCGGAGACGAGACACGCCGGAAACTCCAGAGAGAGCTGGACAGCGTCATCCAGAGGGAGCgacagaaggaggaggagaaggagcgGGTGGAGAGGCAGAGGGAGCGACTAAGGGAGGAGATAGAGGACATGACACTtgccctgcagagagagagacagaactGCACGGCCCTGGAGAAGAGGCAGAAAAAGTTTGACCAG TGTCTGGCCGAGGAAAAGGCGGTGAGCGCTAGGCTGGCAGAGGAAAGGGACAGAGCAGAAGCAGACAGCCGAGAAAAGGACACAAGATATCTGGCGCTTTCCCGAGCCCTGCAG gAGGCCCAGGACCAGAGGGAAGAGCTAGAGAGGTCCAACAAGCAGCTCCGTCTGGAAATGGAGCAGCTTGTAAACCAGCAGGACGACGTCGGCAAAAAC GTCCATGAGCTGGAGCGCACTCGCAGGAGCTTAGAAACGGAAGCCCAGAACCTGCGAGTTCAGACgcaggagctggaggaggagctgaACGAGGCGGAGAACTCAAGGCTGAGGCTGGAGGTCACTCTGCAGGCGCTCAAGGCTCAATTTGAGAGGGAGATAAGCAGCAacgaggagaaaggagaggagaagaggagggcgCTCAGCAAGCAg GTGAGGGAGTTGGAGAtccagctggaggaggagcgGAGTCAGCGGTCTCAGGCTGTGTCGACCAAAAAGCAGCTGGAAGCAGAACTGCAGGAAGCCGAGACCCAGGTGGAGACAGCCGGCCGCGGAAAAGAGGAGACTCTGAAGCAGCTACGGAGGCTGCAG GGTCAAATGAAGGAAGTTCTGCGTGAGCTGGATGAGAGCAAGTTGGCTCGGGAAGAGGTGGTCGCACAGTCGAAAGACAGCGAAAAGAAGATCCAATCTCTGGAAGCAGAAGTCCTTCAGTTAACTGAA GAGCTTTCAGTATCAGAGAGGCAGAGGAGACAGGCTCAGCAGGAGAGAGATGAGATGGCCGATGAGATGGTCAACAGCAGCTCTGGAAA GACCGCACTGTTTGAAGAGAAGCGGAGGTTAGAAGCGCGAGTCAGtcagctggaggaggagctggaggaggagcagagtAACTCTGAACTGCTGGcggagagacaaagaaagactGCTCTACAG GTGGAGACTCTAACCGTGCAGCTGCAGGGAGAGAGGACTTTGACCCAGAAGGCAGAGGTGGCTCGGGAGCAGCTGGAGAGGCAGAACAAGGAGCTGAAGACCCGACTGGGGGAGATGGAGGGAGCAGTAAGGGGCAAGCACAGGCTCAGCGTCGCCGCCCTGGAGGCCAAGATCGATTCGATGGAGGAGCAGCTGGAAcaggagagaca GGAACGAGCCATTGCCAACAAACTGATGCGAAAGACAGAGAAGAAACTGAAGGAGGTGATGATGCAGGCAGACGACGAGAGAAGACACGCAGACCAGTACAGAGAACAG CTGGATAAATCCATGGTCCGATTGAAGCAGTTGAAGAGGCagctggaggaggtggaggaggacaACTCTCGCTCCAACGCCCAGAAGAGGAAGCTGCAGAGAGAGCTGGAGGAGATCTCCGACAGCAGCCAGAGCATGACACGAGAGATCACCGCTCTCCGCAGCCAGCTCag CATTCCTGAATGGAGACCAGATCA GCGTGCTCCGTTGCCCCTGGCATTGCGTGGACGTAGAGCGCTGGTTGACGACCTCTCGTTGGAGAACTCAGACTCTGAGGAGCCCCCTGCCTCGCCGACCCCCTCCTCTGGACTCCCAGGGACCCCGACTCCCTCCTCTGAACATAGCCTGGACCCTCCGCCGCCCTACAGCGTCAACAATACAGAGTGA